From one Plasmodium sp. gorilla clade G2 genome assembly, contig: PADLG01_00_27, whole genome shotgun sequence genomic stretch:
- a CDS encoding 60S ribosomal subunit protein L24-2, putative — MRIEKCWYCSGNIYPGHGIFFIRNDCNVFKFCRSKCHKHFKAKHNPRKVKWTKIYRKERNKELNYDRTFEFEKIRNEPIKYDRDMYIKTINAIKKIDEIKEKRKMRFYKNRILETADKNINLSINYIKKNPLLLKNTEYENVLQELKLNKNDRDDTLIIKNAFEDDHIIFTHNKEDIKYKADITTISEKEKFKVQKNNKNLILE, encoded by the exons aTGAGAATAGAAAAGTGTTGGTATTGTTCAGGCAATATATATCCAG ggcatggtatattttttataagaaatgattgtaatgtttttaaattttGCAGAAGTAAATGTCACAAACATTTTAAAGCTAAACATAATCCTAGAAAAGTAAAATggacaaaaatatatagaaaagaaagaaataaagaattaaattATGATAGAACATTTGAATTTGAAAAGATTAGAAATGAACCTATTAAATATGATAgagatatgtatataaaaactaTTAatgcaataaaaaaaattgatgaaATTAaagagaaaagaaaaatgagattttataaaaatcgTATTTTAGAAACAgctgataaaaatattaacttatcaataaattatattaaaaagaatccATTACTTCTAAAAAATACAGAATATGAAAATGTTCTACaagaattaaaattaaataaaaacgaTCGTGATGATAcattgataataaaaaatgctTTTGAAGAtgatcatattatatttactcACAATAAGGAGGATATCAAATATAAAGCAGATATAACAACCATCTCAGAAAAGgag AAATTTAAAGTTCAGAAGAATAACAAGAATCTCATACTGGAATga
- a CDS encoding small ubiquitin-related modifier, putative: MADDDSTVNNNGTSPVNNQGEHIQVKVRSPDGAEVFFKIKRKTKLEKLMEVYCNRLGQSMEAVRFLYDGDRIHGDNTPEQLGIEDGDVIDAMVQQTGGSF; the protein is encoded by the exons atggctGATGATGATTCAactgtaaataataatggaaCTTCACCTGTGAATAATCAAGGTGAGCATATACAAGTTAAAGTAAGATCTCCTGATGGAGCTGaagttttttttaaaataaaaagaaaaactaaACTTGAGAAATTAATGGAAGTATATTGTAATAGATTAGGTCAATCAATGGAAGCAG TTCGTTTTTTATATGATGGAGATCGTATTCATGGAGATAATACCCCTGAACAACTAGGAATTGAAGACGGTGATGTTATTGATGCAATGGTTCAACAAACAGGAGGAAGtttctaa